The genomic interval GGGCCAGGCGCAAAAACTCCCCTCCCGCATAGCCCGAGGCCCCCACGATGGACAGGGTTCTCTTCCCGGCATTCATGCAACCCTCCCCTGTTCCCATGTGTACCGGAGGATCTCCCCCGGGATATCCACCCCCGTGGTGTGCACGGAGTTCTTGAACTCCATGGTGTGGTTCACCTCGTTCACCAAAAGGCCCCTCTCGGACTCGAAGAGGTCAATGGCCACCACCCCGCCCCCCACCGCCTGGGCCGCCCGCACGGAAAGCTCCGCTATCCCTGGGGTTACGGGGCAGTTTTCCGCCTGCCCCCCCCGGGCGGTGTTGGTGATCCAGTGCTGGCTTCTGCGGTAGATGGCGGCAATGGCCCTATTCCCCACCACAAAGACCCGTATATCCCGCCCCGGCTTCCGCACGTACTCCTGCAGGTAAAGGAGCTGGTGTTGAAACCCCCCCAGGACCTCCTTGTGCTCCAGGATGGCCTCGGCCGCCTCCCGGTCGGTGATCTTGGCGAGAAGCCTTCCCCAGCTCCCGATCACCGGCTTCAGCACCACGGGATAGCCCCATTCCTCCATGAGCCTTAAGGCCTCCTCCGCATCGGTGAGGAGGGCGGTTCGGGGCTGGGGGAGGCCATGGCGCTCCAAGGCCACGCTGGTGGCCCACTTGTCCCCGCAGGTTTCCATGACCTCCGGCCGGTTCACCACGGGGATGCCCAAGGCGGTGAGGTAGCGGGCCACGGCCAGGCCCCTGGTCTGGCTCACGCAACGCTCCAGGGCCACCGTGACCCCTTCCAGCTCCTTAGGCCTTTCCCCAAGGACCATGCGCAGGGCGGGAACGTAGACCTTCTTGTAGGGAATGCCCAGGGCCTCAGCCCTTTCAAAGAGCATCTTCTCGTCGGGGCGGATGCGGTCGTACAGGATGGCCAGCATGGCGAAGGCTCTTCCCCCTTCCAGGAACCCCGGACCGGGCAAACCCGGCCCGGGGCCTCGAGGCTCCCTACCCTAAGGGGATGGCCTCACTCTCCCCAGTCCTCAGCCTCCTCCGGGGCGGGCTCCAGGCGCAAGGGATCCAACCCCACCACCTCCAGCTCCGCACCGCAGTCCTCGCACACCACCAGTTCCCCAAGCTCCGGGTTCTCCAGGGTAAGCTCCGCACCGCATTCAGGGCAAGTG from Thermus neutrinimicus carries:
- the lysW gene encoding lysine biosynthesis protein LysW; translation: MVATCPECGAELTLENPELGELVVCEDCGAELEVVGLDPLRLEPAPEEAEDWGE
- the lysX gene encoding lysine biosynthesis protein LysX codes for the protein MLAILYDRIRPDEKMLFERAEALGIPYKKVYVPALRMVLGERPKELEGVTVALERCVSQTRGLAVARYLTALGIPVVNRPEVMETCGDKWATSVALERHGLPQPRTALLTDAEEALRLMEEWGYPVVLKPVIGSWGRLLAKITDREAAEAILEHKEVLGGFQHQLLYLQEYVRKPGRDIRVFVVGNRAIAAIYRRSQHWITNTARGGQAENCPVTPGIAELSVRAAQAVGGGVVAIDLFESERGLLVNEVNHTMEFKNSVHTTGVDIPGEILRYTWEQGRVA